The proteins below come from a single Peromyscus leucopus breed LL Stock unplaced genomic scaffold, UCI_PerLeu_2.1 scaffold_1466, whole genome shotgun sequence genomic window:
- the LOC119087151 gene encoding ral guanine nucleotide dissociation stimulator-like yields the protein MFSCCLGITRGSEPNKEKRGGHGGGHGGGHGGTRRSRFHSWFQRLWPFGRRETNSTQGSQGQDHTNQVAKESAPKDLKESCRKARFSTLEEVVIHLVISLQTGDPLVVLTFICIYQRYAYFYPDCEEDEEVMDTISTFLDIRIEKFPEDFCQASVLSILKQVKNYLIVNIPHSDVLIHVNELLTQLQTEVASDSEASTEEASEMPASAAHP from the exons ATGTTTTCTTGTTGTCTTGGAATTACTCGAGGCTCAGAAcctaataaagagaaaagaggaggccaTGGTGGAGGCCATGGTGGAGGCCATGGTGGTACCCGGAGATCCCGGTTTCACTCCTGGTTCCAACGCCTCTGGCCATTTGGCCGGAGAGAAACAAATTCgacccagggcagccagggccaggATCACACAAACCAG GTTGCAAAGGAGTCTGCCCCAAAGGACCTGAAGGAGTCCTGTAGAAAGGCCCGCTTCAGTACTTTGGAAGAGGTTGTGATTCACCTGGTGATTTCCCTGCAGACTGGGGACCCCTTGGTTGTTCTCACGTTCATTTGCATATATCAAAG GTATGCATACTTCTACCCTGATTGTGAAGAGGATGAAGAAGTTATGGA CACCATCTCCACCTTCCTGGATATACGGATTGAGAAGTTCCCTGAGGATTTTTGCCAGGCATCAGTCCTGTCCATTCTGAAACAAGTGAAGAACTACTTGATTGTCAACATTCCCCATTCAGATGTTCTCATCCATGTCAATGAACTCCTGACCCAGCTGCAGACAGAAGTGGCCAGTGACTCAGAGGCCAGCACTGAGGAAGCCTCAG AGATGCCTGCATCAGCAGCACATCCTTAG